The Desmodus rotundus isolate HL8 chromosome 3, HLdesRot8A.1, whole genome shotgun sequence genome includes a region encoding these proteins:
- the PTHLH gene encoding parathyroid hormone-related protein, producing the protein MLWRLVQQWSVAVFLLSYSVPSCGRSVEELGRRLKRAVSEHQLLHDKGKSIQDLRRRYFLQNLIAEIHTAEIRTTSEVSPNSKPAPNTKNHPVRFGSDDEGRYLTQETNKVETYKEQPLKTPGKKKKGKPGKRKEQEKKKRRTRSAWLNSDMAASGLEGDHLADISTTSLEFNFRRH; encoded by the exons ATGCTGTGGAGGCTGGTACAGCAGTGGAGCGTCGCGGTGTTTCTGCTGAGCTACTCGGTGCCCTCCTGCGGGCGCTCGGTGGAGGAGCTGGGCCGCCGGCT CAAAAGAGCCGTGTCTGAACATCAGCTCCTCCATGACAAGGGGAAGTCCATCCAAGACCTACGGCGACGATACTTCCTTCAAAACCTGATCGCAGAGATCCACACAGCTGAAATCAGAACTACCTCGGAGGTTTCCCCCAATTCCAAGCCTGCTCCCAACACAAAGAACCACCCTGTGCGATTTGGATCTGACGATGAGGGCAGATACCTAACTCAGGAAACCAACAAGGTGGAGACATACAAAGAGCAGCCACTGAAGAcacctggcaagaaaaagaaaggcaagccTGGAAAACGCAAGgagcaggaaaagaagaaacGGCGGACTCGATCAGCCTGGTTAAACTCTGACATGGCTGCGAGTGGGCTAGAAGGGGACCACCTAGCTGACATCTCCACGACTTCGCTGGAATTCAATTTCCG gaGGCATTGA